In Chryseobacterium oranimense, a single window of DNA contains:
- a CDS encoding WG repeat-containing protein → MKKLPIKNVTKTAIKKASPEVKPNPDLVVIHQELPVLIPKKEDGKFGYVNQNGKFIIKPEYHIAVFFYEDCNLLNSPNEKVRKFGTDEYATVEKDMISYRINKAGKRVYQFKDSDLGKCKSDNYKQQLYQAYVLNGFYGIIEKSRFVNAADYRDYQIYPQYEYLYIMEGDDVANPMIVASHNDRFGVIDVNNKVIIPFEYSNIKRNFTWKLGRMFEVTKDGKNYYYIDSRNKTY, encoded by the coding sequence GTGAAGAAACTCCCCATAAAAAATGTAACAAAAACCGCTATAAAAAAGGCATCTCCGGAGGTTAAGCCAAATCCGGATCTTGTGGTTATCCACCAGGAACTTCCGGTCCTGATTCCCAAAAAGGAGGATGGGAAATTTGGTTATGTCAATCAGAACGGAAAATTTATTATCAAGCCTGAATATCATATTGCCGTCTTTTTTTATGAGGATTGTAATCTTTTGAATTCTCCCAACGAAAAAGTAAGAAAATTTGGTACAGATGAATATGCCACAGTGGAAAAAGATATGATTTCTTACCGGATCAATAAGGCCGGAAAAAGAGTCTATCAGTTCAAAGATTCAGATCTTGGCAAATGTAAGTCTGATAATTATAAACAACAGCTTTACCAGGCCTATGTCCTGAATGGGTTTTATGGCATTATTGAAAAATCCAGATTTGTAAATGCAGCAGATTACAGGGATTATCAGATTTATCCGCAATATGAATACTTATATATTATGGAGGGGGATGATGTAGCAAATCCAATGATTGTAGCTTCTCATAATGACAGATTCGGGGTAATTGACGTTAACAACAAAGTGATCATTCCTTTTGAATATTCCAATATAAAAAGAAACTTTACCTGGAAGCTGGGAAGAATGTTTGAAGTAACAAAAGACGGAAAAAACTACTACTATATTGATTCCAGAAATAAGACGTACTAA
- a CDS encoding TonB-dependent receptor, whose amino-acid sequence MKGLFFLGLTVGAAAFIQAQNKDSLKIREIEAVNFTKRLPVAKEIINVQKDVDSRNLGQDLPILLKNQTSVISTSDAGNGVGYTGFRIRGVEGKGINVMMNGVPYNDSESQGTFFVNVPDLTSSASQIVIQRGVGTSNNGVSAFGASINVISKEPEEKMYFKTDDSYGSFNTYKYSAEAGSGKFWKDRLSVMGRYTRIHSDGYIDRAFSKLDSYNFTALFEEGKTRLRLMAFGGKEKTYQAWNGIDRPTWETNPKFNYSGQYTDLVTGEEKFYDNETDNYQQNHYQLLWEQKFSDSWNLETTLHYTKGKGFYENYKRVDETDADATHYSNYNLPIPIVNGSPVEITDFIRKKWLNNDFYGAVSTLYGKLEQVDLNFGVVANQYYGRHFGNVTGVYFPQINEYEYYRNRSVKTELAGFAKALWRTGDHFEFFGDLQIRNIDYDTKILAEGDGEGGNLDKNWLFFNPKAGVNYKIGNGKVFFSYAHAHREPNRDDLMSDNEIKAEKLHDFEAGIEKQFGILAVTANVYYMYYVNQLVLNGQLNNVGAFIRTNSGKSYRRGVEIGALAKLSKQWEVNGNVSLSQNRNLDFKIKNNGALQNLGNTNISFSPNVIANLGLKFNPSKSFLFALTNQYVGKQYLDNTGDKNLQLKDYFLTDFNAQYQFTIAHNDIALKLLVNNLFNKKYVNNGAVYGGDPYYFSQAGTNFMFGISWKIQ is encoded by the coding sequence ATGAAAGGATTATTTTTTTTAGGGCTTACCGTAGGCGCTGCAGCCTTTATCCAGGCTCAAAATAAGGATTCCCTGAAAATCAGGGAAATTGAAGCGGTCAATTTTACCAAAAGACTGCCCGTTGCTAAGGAAATTATCAATGTACAGAAAGATGTAGACAGCAGAAATCTGGGACAGGACCTTCCGATACTTTTGAAAAATCAAACTTCTGTTATTTCTACTTCAGACGCCGGAAACGGGGTTGGATATACCGGATTCAGGATTCGTGGAGTAGAAGGAAAAGGAATCAATGTAATGATGAACGGTGTTCCGTATAACGATTCTGAAAGCCAGGGAACTTTTTTTGTGAATGTTCCGGATCTTACAAGTTCTGCGTCCCAGATCGTCATTCAGAGAGGGGTTGGAACATCCAATAATGGAGTTTCCGCTTTTGGGGCCAGTATTAATGTAATCTCCAAAGAACCGGAGGAGAAAATGTATTTTAAGACGGATGATAGCTACGGTTCATTTAATACCTATAAATATTCAGCGGAAGCAGGTTCCGGAAAGTTCTGGAAAGACAGGCTTTCGGTGATGGGAAGATATACACGCATTCATTCCGACGGATATATTGACCGCGCTTTTTCAAAACTGGATTCTTATAATTTCACTGCATTATTTGAAGAAGGTAAAACAAGACTCCGTCTGATGGCTTTCGGAGGAAAAGAAAAAACATACCAGGCATGGAACGGGATCGACAGACCAACATGGGAAACCAATCCGAAATTCAACTATTCAGGACAATATACAGATCTGGTTACCGGAGAAGAGAAATTCTATGATAATGAGACGGATAATTACCAGCAGAATCATTACCAGCTTTTATGGGAACAGAAATTCAGTGATAGCTGGAACCTGGAAACAACACTACATTACACCAAAGGAAAAGGATTTTACGAAAACTATAAGAGAGTGGATGAAACCGATGCGGATGCTACTCATTACTCCAATTATAATTTGCCAATACCGATTGTAAACGGATCTCCTGTAGAAATAACAGATTTTATCAGAAAAAAATGGCTGAATAATGATTTTTACGGCGCTGTTTCCACCCTTTACGGAAAACTGGAACAGGTAGACCTTAATTTCGGTGTCGTGGCTAACCAGTATTATGGCAGACATTTCGGGAATGTTACAGGGGTGTATTTTCCTCAGATCAATGAGTATGAATACTATAGAAACCGATCTGTAAAAACTGAGCTTGCAGGTTTTGCAAAAGCTTTATGGCGAACCGGGGATCATTTTGAATTTTTCGGGGATCTTCAGATCAGAAATATCGATTATGATACTAAGATCCTGGCCGAAGGAGACGGAGAAGGCGGAAATCTTGATAAAAACTGGCTCTTCTTTAATCCAAAAGCAGGGGTGAATTATAAAATCGGGAATGGAAAAGTTTTCTTTTCGTATGCACATGCCCACCGTGAGCCGAACAGAGACGACCTGATGAGTGACAATGAGATAAAAGCCGAAAAACTTCACGATTTTGAAGCCGGAATAGAAAAGCAGTTCGGAATTCTTGCCGTAACCGCTAATGTATACTATATGTACTATGTCAATCAGTTAGTGCTGAACGGGCAGCTGAATAATGTGGGAGCATTTATCAGAACAAACTCTGGAAAAAGCTACAGGAGAGGAGTTGAAATCGGAGCGTTGGCGAAACTTTCAAAGCAATGGGAAGTGAACGGGAATGTCAGCCTCAGCCAGAACAGAAATCTTGATTTTAAGATTAAAAATAACGGAGCTCTTCAAAATCTGGGTAATACCAATATTTCCTTTTCACCGAACGTTATTGCCAATCTTGGTCTGAAGTTCAATCCTTCCAAAAGTTTCCTGTTTGCTTTAACGAATCAGTATGTTGGAAAACAATATCTGGATAATACCGGTGATAAGAATCTACAGCTGAAGGATTATTTCCTGACGGATTTTAATGCCCAGTATCAATTTACCATTGCCCATAATGATATCGCTTTAAAATTATTGGTAAATAATCTCTTTAACAAAAAATACGTCAACAACGGAGCGGTTTATGGTGGAGATCCATACTATTTTTCACAGGCAGGAACTAATTTTATGTTCGGGATCAGTTGGAAAATTCAATAA
- a CDS encoding acyl-CoA thioesterase, translating into MAKVKKASESLTIMTNIVLPNETNSLRNLFGGELLAKMDRCASISAARHCERRVVTASVNHVSFNHPIPEGGVVVLESKVSRAFSTSMEVYVDVWLDDPINQKKVHTNEGIYTFVAVDEFNRPIPIPDMIPETEEEKLRHAAAFRRKELSLILSGRMKPLESVELKKLFQEPEEAKESKKDKK; encoded by the coding sequence ATGGCAAAAGTAAAAAAAGCGTCAGAATCCCTGACCATCATGACCAATATTGTTCTTCCGAACGAAACCAACTCTTTAAGAAATCTTTTCGGAGGTGAGCTTCTGGCAAAAATGGACCGTTGTGCTTCCATTTCTGCGGCCAGACACTGCGAAAGAAGAGTGGTAACAGCATCTGTAAATCACGTTTCTTTCAATCATCCTATCCCTGAAGGCGGAGTTGTGGTTCTGGAATCTAAAGTTTCAAGAGCTTTCTCCACTTCAATGGAAGTATATGTAGATGTGTGGTTGGATGATCCCATTAACCAGAAAAAAGTCCATACCAACGAAGGAATTTATACTTTTGTAGCGGTAGACGAATTCAACCGTCCTATTCCTATTCCGGACATGATTCCTGAAACAGAAGAAGAAAAACTGAGACATGCTGCTGCTTTCAGAAGAAAAGAACTATCATTGATCCTTTCCGGAAGAATGAAACCTCTTGAATCTGTGGAACTTAAAAAACTATTCCAGGAGCCGGAAGAAGCAAAGGAATCTAAAAAAGATAAGAAATAA
- a CDS encoding 2-hydroxyacid dehydrogenase, with translation MKILLLDKNHPLITEQLLAKNFVLEEDFTSSYDEICQKIQNYDGAIIRSRIPLDKNFLEKGKNLKFIARVGAGMENIDIPVAEQLGIQLINSPEGNRDSVAEHVVGMLLILMNRLFIASQEVKNGIWLREENRGDELLGKTVGLIGYGNMGKATAKRLSGFGCKVVFHDILSGLSDEYASQVSLDELKQSADILSLHIPLTPETYYIIDEKFISDMKKDFYFVNTARGKNVETKYLVEGLKSRKVKGACLDVLEYEKSSFENLETENEDLKYLLESDKAIVTPHIAGWTHQSKEKLAQVIVDKIVASYC, from the coding sequence ATGAAGATTCTCCTTTTAGATAAAAACCATCCTCTCATCACAGAACAGCTTTTGGCTAAAAATTTTGTACTGGAAGAAGATTTTACGTCATCCTACGATGAAATCTGTCAAAAAATTCAAAATTATGACGGTGCTATTATCAGAAGCAGAATTCCTTTGGATAAAAACTTTCTGGAAAAAGGAAAAAACCTGAAATTTATTGCCAGAGTAGGGGCGGGAATGGAAAATATTGATATTCCCGTTGCTGAGCAGTTGGGAATTCAGCTAATCAATTCTCCTGAAGGCAACAGGGATTCGGTTGCAGAACATGTAGTAGGAATGCTCCTGATTCTTATGAACCGCCTTTTTATAGCTTCACAGGAAGTAAAAAACGGGATTTGGCTTCGTGAAGAAAACCGAGGGGATGAACTTCTTGGAAAAACAGTTGGCCTTATAGGATATGGTAACATGGGAAAGGCTACAGCAAAAAGACTCTCAGGATTTGGCTGTAAGGTTGTTTTTCATGATATTCTTTCCGGACTTTCAGATGAATATGCCTCACAGGTTAGTTTGGATGAACTGAAGCAGTCTGCAGACATCTTAAGTTTACATATCCCACTGACTCCCGAAACGTATTATATTATAGATGAAAAGTTTATTTCAGATATGAAAAAAGACTTTTATTTTGTGAATACAGCAAGAGGAAAAAACGTTGAAACTAAATATTTAGTTGAAGGTCTTAAATCAAGGAAAGTGAAAGGTGCATGTCTTGATGTTCTGGAATACGAAAAGTCATCCTTCGAAAATCTGGAAACAGAAAATGAAGACCTGAAATATCTTCTGGAATCTGACAAAGCAATCGTAACACCGCATATTGCCGGATGGACCCATCAGAGTAAAGAAAAGCTGGCACAGGTAATCGTTGATAAAATAGTAGCTTCATACTGTTAA
- a CDS encoding serine hydrolase domain-containing protein produces MTTRNFILIVTVFLSLISCKKNAEGKQASAENPTNLPNYGNVDLSNVFTKEDSQLGDKGILTGYIDQYYKKIWEGGDLSGGILVAKGDEILYENYRGFGREGKQMPIDKNTPLHVASVSKTLTAMAMMKLVEAGKIKLTDHLTQFFPGFPYPNVTVQTLLDQRSGLPKYEYFIAKIQPAPAELSKAFITNQDILNMIIKYRPDLARDTDTGFMYCNTNFAMLALLIEKITKTPFPQAMQEMVFKPLKMEHTYIFQEKDIPTAAQSFYYGGNRLYPLDRLDLIYGDKNVYTTPRDLYNFSKAMFSKEFLKPDLMQMVFTPYSNEKAGMNNYGLGFRMKIFDNGEKLTYHNGWWHGTNSVFAHLLKSKVTIVAIGNKYSGKVYTALALSGLFEDFPVQKDKLHSVMNDNKDTLNAGHEVFGE; encoded by the coding sequence ATGACGACGCGTAATTTTATACTTATTGTAACTGTTTTTTTATCCCTTATTTCCTGTAAAAAAAATGCTGAAGGCAAACAAGCTTCAGCTGAAAATCCAACCAATCTTCCGAATTACGGAAACGTAGACCTGAGCAACGTCTTTACCAAAGAGGATAGCCAGCTTGGAGATAAAGGAATACTCACAGGATATATTGACCAGTATTACAAAAAGATATGGGAAGGAGGTGACCTGAGCGGTGGAATTCTTGTGGCAAAAGGAGACGAAATTTTGTATGAAAACTACAGAGGTTTCGGTAGAGAAGGAAAACAGATGCCGATTGATAAAAATACGCCGCTGCATGTAGCTTCCGTTTCGAAGACGTTGACGGCAATGGCCATGATGAAACTGGTAGAAGCCGGAAAAATTAAACTCACCGACCATCTTACCCAATTTTTTCCAGGATTCCCATATCCGAATGTTACTGTACAAACCCTTCTGGATCAGAGAAGCGGTCTTCCGAAATATGAATATTTCATTGCCAAAATACAGCCAGCCCCGGCAGAACTTTCAAAGGCTTTTATTACCAATCAGGATATTCTGAATATGATTATCAAATATAGGCCTGATCTGGCAAGAGATACGGATACAGGGTTTATGTATTGCAACACCAACTTTGCCATGTTAGCTTTACTGATCGAGAAGATCACTAAAACCCCTTTTCCACAGGCAATGCAGGAAATGGTGTTCAAACCATTAAAAATGGAACATACCTATATTTTCCAGGAAAAAGATATACCTACAGCTGCCCAGTCTTTTTATTACGGCGGGAACAGATTGTATCCTCTGGACAGGCTTGATCTTATTTATGGAGATAAAAATGTATATACAACGCCTAGAGATCTTTATAATTTCTCAAAAGCTATGTTTTCAAAAGAATTTTTAAAGCCTGATCTCATGCAGATGGTTTTCACACCATACAGCAACGAAAAAGCAGGGATGAATAATTACGGTCTCGGTTTCAGGATGAAGATTTTTGATAATGGAGAGAAACTTACTTATCACAATGGCTGGTGGCACGGAACCAATTCAGTTTTTGCCCATCTTCTGAAATCAAAAGTAACGATTGTGGCTATTGGAAATAAATACTCAGGTAAAGTATATACAGCACTTGCTTTATCAGGATTATTCGAGGATTTTCCTGTTCAGAAAGATAAACTGCACAGTGTAATGAACGACAATAAAGATACTTTGAATGCCGGACATGAAGTTTTTGGAGAATAA
- a CDS encoding Ig-like domain-containing protein codes for MKRLLLLFVICVLAHSCARVGAPVGGPKDTIAPKFLSSNIDTTRVNVKRDIRELRLDFDEYITLKDINKNLIISPPIKNIKRILPSNIANKYVMIQWEDTLQANTTYNFNFGNSIADNNESNILRYFNFAFSTGDKLDDLYISGEISDAVAIKKKEGENKLVVGLYQVKDTINYKQKPYYITKVDEDGYYELNYLTPGKYKIIAFEDENGNSIYDPGKEKIGFQKEPVDVEKSVSGLNLKVYPSKKPLKYVEMKESPGGVIMTFEGNPENVKVASINEKLQDIKVTHRPKSDTVKIWFDPVKSDVGQTVTENLKFSYDTGSKQDTVSVFYKYNKKNAMDLENDNGGPLLAPNSDFKIRSGYVIDKISPEKWTLKSDSLTTQEFTAKISETDPYQIQIHSDFVTGKKYQLTIPKETVSSYYTKNVQSKRFDFEVEKVEQFGSLAFNIQNAPETNYWIQLLDASDKVVYSRYTKGNSIKFDILKPNEYIVRILVDNNGNKFWDEADFEKETYAEDSYVFYKKAIVRPLWETKEDWDLKDTRTLDNPKGNVPKPAEVPAGEASKETVQKEVNKEVKSESGNAVLTPVK; via the coding sequence ATGAAAAGACTTCTTCTATTATTCGTCATCTGTGTTCTTGCCCATTCATGCGCAAGAGTGGGAGCCCCTGTAGGGGGCCCTAAAGATACCATTGCTCCGAAATTTTTAAGCTCGAATATCGATACCACAAGAGTGAATGTGAAAAGAGATATCCGTGAACTCAGACTGGATTTTGACGAATATATTACTTTAAAAGATATCAATAAGAACCTGATCATATCTCCGCCTATCAAAAATATAAAGCGGATTCTTCCCTCCAATATTGCCAATAAGTATGTGATGATCCAGTGGGAAGATACTCTTCAGGCCAACACTACTTACAATTTCAATTTTGGGAATTCCATTGCTGATAATAATGAATCTAATATTCTGCGTTATTTCAATTTTGCATTTTCTACGGGAGATAAACTGGATGACCTTTATATAAGTGGTGAAATATCGGATGCGGTAGCCATTAAAAAGAAAGAAGGGGAAAATAAACTGGTTGTGGGGCTTTACCAGGTAAAGGATACCATCAACTACAAACAGAAGCCTTACTATATCACAAAAGTGGATGAAGATGGCTATTATGAGCTTAATTATCTTACTCCCGGAAAATACAAGATCATTGCCTTTGAGGATGAGAACGGTAATTCAATCTATGATCCCGGAAAAGAAAAAATAGGATTTCAAAAAGAACCTGTAGATGTTGAAAAGTCTGTTTCAGGATTAAATCTAAAAGTATATCCTTCCAAAAAGCCTTTGAAGTATGTTGAAATGAAAGAAAGTCCCGGAGGAGTTATCATGACATTTGAAGGCAATCCTGAAAACGTGAAAGTAGCTTCCATCAACGAGAAGCTTCAGGACATCAAGGTAACTCACCGTCCCAAATCAGATACTGTAAAGATCTGGTTTGATCCTGTGAAAAGTGATGTAGGGCAGACTGTGACTGAAAATCTTAAATTCAGTTATGATACCGGCAGCAAGCAGGATACGGTTTCCGTTTTCTATAAATACAATAAGAAAAATGCAATGGATCTTGAAAATGATAATGGCGGACCTTTACTGGCCCCCAATTCTGATTTTAAGATAAGATCCGGGTATGTTATCGATAAGATCAGTCCGGAGAAATGGACTTTAAAAAGTGACAGCTTAACAACACAGGAGTTTACCGCAAAAATATCTGAAACAGATCCTTACCAGATTCAGATTCATTCAGACTTTGTGACCGGTAAAAAATACCAGCTTACCATTCCAAAAGAAACGGTGTCATCCTATTACACTAAAAATGTACAGTCAAAACGTTTTGATTTTGAGGTAGAGAAAGTGGAACAGTTCGGAAGCCTTGCTTTTAACATTCAAAATGCCCCGGAAACCAATTACTGGATCCAGCTTCTGGATGCTTCGGATAAAGTTGTTTATTCAAGATATACCAAAGGAAACAGCATCAAATTTGACATTCTGAAACCGAACGAATATATCGTTCGTATCCTGGTAGACAACAACGGAAATAAATTCTGGGACGAGGCTGATTTTGAAAAAGAAACCTATGCCGAAGACTCCTATGTTTTCTACAAAAAAGCTATTGTACGTCCATTATGGGAAACCAAAGAAGACTGGGACCTGAAAGATACCAGAACACTGGACAATCCTAAAGGAAATGTTCCTAAACCTGCAGAAGTTCCTGCTGGAGAAGCATCAAAAGAAACCGTACAGAAAGAAGTAAACAAAGAAGTGAAGTCGGAATCCGGAAATGCAGTCCTGACTCCGGTAAAATAG
- a CDS encoding heme-binding domain-containing protein, translating to MKTLKKVVFWTLVAFAIIQFIPIDRVNQPVDRAVNFVDTKKTPEKIKGLIKGACYDCHSNETVYPKYAYFAPVSWSVKSHINEGREHLNFSVWGSYNKELKESMLSKSVQTIQNKIMPMPGYIVYHKEANLSDAERTLLVQYFEEMLKSKTY from the coding sequence ATGAAGACGTTGAAAAAAGTAGTATTCTGGACGTTGGTGGCTTTTGCAATCATCCAGTTCATTCCCATTGACAGGGTAAACCAGCCCGTCGATAGAGCTGTTAACTTTGTTGATACGAAAAAGACACCGGAAAAGATTAAAGGCCTGATAAAAGGGGCCTGTTACGATTGCCATTCCAATGAAACGGTTTATCCCAAATATGCTTACTTTGCTCCGGTTTCCTGGTCTGTAAAAAGCCATATTAACGAAGGCAGGGAGCATCTCAATTTTTCTGTCTGGGGATCTTATAATAAGGAACTGAAAGAGAGCATGCTGAGCAAATCTGTCCAGACTATTCAAAACAAGATTATGCCAATGCCCGGCTATATTGTCTATCACAAAGAAGCCAACCTCTCCGATGCAGAAAGAACACTGCTGGTTCAGTATTTTGAAGAGATGCTGAAATCAAAAACCTATTAA
- a CDS encoding NUDIX hydrolase yields the protein MKLLKYCPSCGKETLNWDGEKKWSCPECGFTLYNNVAGAVAVVILCGDEIYLTRRNRDPKKGKLDLAGGFVDPKESAEETCKRELFEELQLDVDISNLKYLTSLPNIYQYKEIDYNTIDLFYEYNVPEKFEVSLELSEISEAIWIPLNALDLNDIAFESQQRFFKEYIKK from the coding sequence ATGAAATTATTGAAATACTGCCCAAGCTGTGGCAAAGAAACCCTGAATTGGGACGGTGAAAAAAAATGGAGCTGTCCCGAATGTGGTTTCACCCTCTATAATAATGTTGCCGGCGCGGTAGCTGTTGTTATCCTATGTGGTGACGAAATTTATCTTACCAGAAGAAACCGTGATCCTAAAAAAGGAAAGCTGGACCTGGCCGGAGGTTTTGTTGACCCAAAGGAAAGCGCTGAGGAAACATGCAAAAGAGAGCTTTTTGAAGAGCTTCAGCTTGATGTGGATATTTCAAATTTAAAGTATCTGACCAGTCTTCCAAACATTTATCAGTATAAAGAAATCGATTATAATACGATTGATCTCTTTTATGAATATAATGTCCCGGAAAAATTTGAAGTGAGTCTTGAGCTTTCTGAAATATCAGAGGCCATCTGGATTCCTTTGAATGCACTAGACCTTAATGATATTGCTTTCGAGTCTCAACAGAGATTTTTTAAGGAATATATAAAGAAATAA
- the xerD gene encoding site-specific tyrosine recombinase XerD — protein sequence MTWDEKIKDFEIFLRFERNFSENTLDAYIRDIKKLKDYAEVDLENVGPDSIGYENLQEYIFNLSKQKFSERSQARWISSIKAFFKFLLEDEYREDNPASLLEGPKLGLYLPDTLSLPDINKIIAAIEADSDLGKRNHCIIEVLYGCGLRVSELIDLKISNINFKEQYIKVNGKGNKTRFVPLADYTAELLETYIKEVRSKSKINKKYEDTLFLNSRGTSMSRVIVFLIIKELTDKAGVSKKISPHTFRHSFATHLLQNGADLRYIQEMLGHSSITTTEIYTHLKTEELRDVILSYHPRNINIAQ from the coding sequence ATGACTTGGGATGAAAAGATCAAAGATTTTGAAATATTTCTTCGCTTCGAAAGAAATTTTTCAGAAAACACTCTCGATGCCTATATTCGAGACATCAAAAAATTAAAAGATTACGCCGAAGTGGATCTGGAAAATGTCGGTCCGGACTCTATCGGGTACGAAAACTTACAGGAATATATCTTCAATCTTTCCAAACAGAAGTTCAGCGAAAGATCTCAGGCAAGATGGATTTCTTCCATAAAAGCTTTCTTCAAGTTTCTTCTTGAAGACGAGTACCGGGAAGACAACCCTGCTTCACTGCTTGAAGGCCCAAAACTGGGATTATATCTTCCTGACACCTTAAGCCTGCCGGATATCAATAAGATCATCGCAGCCATTGAGGCAGATTCTGACCTCGGAAAGAGAAATCATTGTATTATTGAGGTTCTTTACGGATGCGGATTACGTGTCTCGGAACTTATTGACCTTAAAATTTCGAACATTAATTTCAAGGAACAGTATATCAAGGTAAACGGAAAAGGCAACAAAACACGTTTCGTTCCTTTAGCCGATTATACTGCTGAACTTTTGGAAACTTACATTAAAGAAGTACGTTCGAAAAGCAAGATCAATAAAAAATACGAAGACACTTTATTTCTGAACAGCCGTGGCACATCTATGTCCAGAGTGATCGTGTTTCTGATCATTAAAGAACTTACGGACAAAGCAGGAGTAAGCAAAAAAATATCTCCACATACTTTCAGACATTCTTTTGCAACACACCTTTTACAGAATGGTGCAGACCTTCGCTATATCCAGGAAATGCTCGGACACTCCAGCATTACCACTACGGAGATCTATACCCATCTGAAGACAGAAGAACTTCGGGATGTAATTTTAAGTTATCATCCGAGGAATATTAATATTGCTCAGTGA
- a CDS encoding dCMP deaminase family protein → MNKFDKAYLKMAQEWAKLSYCKRKQVGALIVKDRMIISDGYNGTPSGFENCCEDEEGKTHWYVLHAEANAILKLAASTQSAKGSTLYLTLSPCKECSKLILQAGITRLVYINEYSDDDGIAFLRNHGIEIEQISDCELKK, encoded by the coding sequence ATGAATAAGTTTGATAAAGCTTATCTAAAAATGGCCCAGGAGTGGGCAAAACTCTCCTACTGTAAGAGAAAACAGGTAGGAGCTCTTATCGTAAAAGATAGGATGATTATTTCAGATGGTTACAACGGAACTCCTTCGGGATTTGAAAACTGCTGTGAAGATGAAGAGGGCAAAACACACTGGTATGTACTTCATGCGGAAGCCAATGCGATATTAAAGCTGGCCGCTTCCACGCAGTCTGCAAAAGGCTCAACGTTATATCTAACGCTGTCGCCATGCAAAGAATGCAGCAAGCTTATTTTACAGGCAGGAATTACAAGGCTGGTGTATATTAATGAGTATTCAGACGACGATGGAATAGCGTTCTTGAGAAATCATGGTATTGAAATAGAACAAATATCGGACTGTGAACTAAAAAAATAA
- a CDS encoding enoyl-CoA hydratase-related protein, with product MSYENILLEKEDQLAVVTINRPQSLNALNAKTIQEISSAMDELNADESCRVIIITGSGEKSFVAGADIKEFSDFGQEKAEELARNGHNTLFNKIENTSKPVIAAVNGFALGGGLELAMACHIRYASENAKLGLPEVTLGLIPGYGGTQRLPKLVGKGIANEMIFSAKMIPAQKAKEIGLVNEVYPIEELLTKTKELASIIAGNSPMAISKAIQAVNLSDTDKGFESEIKYFGELFELNDKKEGVSAFLEKRKPNF from the coding sequence ATGAGTTACGAAAATATATTATTAGAGAAGGAAGACCAATTAGCTGTTGTTACAATAAACAGACCTCAAAGCTTAAATGCTTTAAATGCGAAAACGATTCAAGAGATCAGTTCAGCAATGGACGAACTTAATGCTGATGAATCCTGCAGGGTAATTATCATTACAGGAAGTGGTGAAAAATCGTTTGTAGCGGGGGCCGATATAAAAGAATTCAGTGATTTTGGACAGGAAAAAGCCGAAGAACTGGCCAGAAACGGGCACAATACCCTGTTCAACAAAATTGAAAATACATCTAAACCTGTTATTGCAGCCGTTAACGGTTTTGCATTAGGAGGAGGTTTAGAGCTTGCCATGGCGTGCCATATCAGATATGCATCAGAGAATGCAAAACTGGGGCTTCCGGAAGTTACCCTGGGATTAATCCCTGGATACGGAGGAACACAAAGACTTCCTAAACTTGTAGGAAAAGGTATTGCCAACGAAATGATCTTCTCTGCCAAAATGATTCCTGCCCAAAAAGCAAAAGAAATCGGATTGGTAAATGAAGTATATCCTATTGAAGAATTATTAACCAAAACAAAAGAATTAGCGAGTATTATAGCCGGTAACTCACCAATGGCTATATCAAAGGCAATACAGGCCGTTAACTTGTCTGACACGGATAAAGGTTTTGAATCTGAAATCAAGTATTTCGGGGAACTTTTTGAACTGAACGACAAGAAAGAAGGAGTTTCCGCTTTTTTAGAGAAAAGAAAGCCTAACTTCTAA